In Bacillota bacterium, the following proteins share a genomic window:
- the efp gene encoding elongation factor P produces MISTNDFRTGLTIELEGEVYTVVDFQHVKPGKGAAFVRSKLKNVRSGGVIERTFRAGEKVETAHVERREMQYLYAAGDSYNFMDTQTFEQLALTADHLGENLKYITENMTIVVQVYEGSILGIEVPNFVDLKVVETAPGARGDTVSGATKPATLETGATVQVPLFIEEGDLIRIDTRTGEYLTRA; encoded by the coding sequence ATGATTTCAACCAATGATTTTCGAACCGGGCTTACCATTGAACTTGAAGGTGAAGTATATACGGTGGTGGATTTTCAACATGTGAAGCCCGGCAAAGGGGCGGCTTTTGTCCGCTCGAAGCTAAAAAATGTTCGTAGCGGGGGAGTGATCGAACGCACGTTTCGAGCCGGAGAAAAGGTGGAAACGGCTCATGTTGAGCGCCGAGAAATGCAGTATCTGTACGCTGCCGGTGACAGTTATAATTTTATGGATACCCAAACGTTTGAACAGCTGGCGCTAACTGCAGACCACTTAGGCGAAAACTTAAAGTATATTACCGAAAACATGACAATTGTAGTACAGGTATACGAAGGTAGTATTCTAGGTATAGAAGTACCGAACTTTGTTGATCTTAAAGTGGTGGAGACCGCCCCGGGCGCTCGGGGAGATACTGTTTCTGGGGCCACCAAACCAGCAACCTTGGAGACGGGAGCAACAGTTCAAGTTCCCTTATTCATAGAGGAAGGGGATCTGATCCGTATCGATACTCGTACCGGCGAATATCTTACTAGGGCTTAA
- a CDS encoding AraC family transcriptional regulator gives MSKLQEKVAYLKGLAEGLGVEKASREGRLLTEIISVLDDMTEELCRLSETQQEIEEYISALDESVGELEDDYWGFHEDEEDEDDYEDEDDYEDDDFIELECPTCHETVFLEGDILDDDSVDEVSCPECGGVIFDFGRANAEDEADITVPPED, from the coding sequence ATGAGCAAGCTTCAGGAAAAAGTGGCTTATTTGAAGGGATTAGCTGAAGGCTTAGGGGTGGAAAAGGCCAGTCGTGAAGGTCGATTATTAACAGAAATCATTTCTGTGTTGGATGACATGACTGAAGAACTGTGTCGCCTTAGTGAAACTCAACAGGAAATTGAGGAGTATATCAGCGCTTTAGACGAAAGTGTGGGTGAGCTAGAGGACGATTACTGGGGTTTTCATGAGGATGAAGAGGACGAGGATGACTATGAGGACGAAGATGACTACGAGGACGATGATTTCATTGAATTAGAGTGTCCTACCTGTCACGAAACAGTGTTTCTTGAAGGGGATATCCTAGATGATGACAGTGTGGACGAAGTGTCTTGTCCTGAGTGTGGCGGAGTAATCTTTGATTTCGGCAGGGCCAACGCTGAGGACGAAGCAGATATAACTGTTCCGCCAGAAGACTGA